In Pleurocapsa sp. PCC 7319, the following are encoded in one genomic region:
- a CDS encoding HEAT repeat domain-containing protein produces the protein MDIDQIKNALEDSDPQQRMKGIRELRHYEVDIATPLLLAHVDDREFLVRSFVAMGLGKKRNSQSFAGLLTMMEFDSDPNVRAEAANSLSFFGAKAIAHLRQMYEQDDHWLVRRSIIAALADLDCPQELWEVCAIGLRGDDLPVKESCISCLGLLAKTELQEEGLKSLLSLVEDRSWRIRVQVAKSLGKYNHPDAITALNKLKADQDHRVVGAVLESLV, from the coding sequence ATGGATATCGATCAAATCAAAAATGCTTTAGAAGATTCCGATCCGCAACAGAGAATGAAAGGAATTAGAGAATTACGTCATTACGAAGTAGATATTGCTACTCCACTACTTTTAGCCCATGTCGATGATCGAGAATTTTTAGTGCGTTCTTTTGTGGCAATGGGATTGGGCAAAAAACGAAATTCCCAGTCTTTTGCTGGATTACTCACAATGATGGAGTTCGATAGCGATCCCAATGTAAGGGCAGAAGCAGCCAATTCCTTATCCTTTTTTGGAGCAAAAGCTATTGCTCATCTCAGACAAATGTATGAGCAAGACGATCATTGGTTAGTACGTCGTAGTATTATTGCCGCTTTAGCAGATTTAGATTGCCCTCAAGAACTCTGGGAAGTCTGTGCTATTGGTTTAAGAGGCGATGATTTGCCCGTCAAAGAATCTTGTATTAGTTGTCTAGGTCTTTTAGCAAAAACAGAATTACAGGAAGAAGGATTAAAATCGCTTTTATCTTTAGTAGAAGATCGATCTTGGCGTATCAGAGTTCAAGTTGCCAAATCACTAGGCAAATATAATCATCCTGATGCCATTACTGCATTAAATAAGCTTAAGGCAGATCAAGACCATCGAGTAGTGGGAGCAGTTCTCGAAAGTCTGGTCTAA
- a CDS encoding SDR family oxidoreductase gives MKLLVVGATGTLGRQVARQALDENHEVLCLVRNPNKATFLKEWGAELIKGDLCDKSTLPRALEGVDAVIDAATARITDNLSVREVDWEGKVNLIQATKAAGVDRYIFFSILNAEKHPEVPLMDIKRCTELFLAESGLNYTVLQLGGFMQGLIAQYAIPILEEQVVWITGETTPIAYMNTQDIAKFAVRALTVPATEKKTFPVVGTKAWGAYEIMNLCENLSGKTARISRVSLTVLGLMRRITRFCEWGQNTADRLTFAEVLASGQPLDAPMEEVYETFGLDPQETTTLEEYMEEYFSRIMKKLKEIDYEKNKGKKKKKGKIPYRNQF, from the coding sequence ATGAAATTATTGGTAGTGGGTGCGACTGGCACGTTAGGTAGACAGGTAGCACGCCAGGCTTTAGACGAAAATCATGAAGTACTTTGTTTAGTCCGCAACCCTAACAAAGCGACTTTCCTCAAAGAATGGGGTGCAGAATTAATTAAAGGTGATTTATGTGACAAATCAACTCTTCCTAGAGCTTTAGAGGGTGTAGATGCTGTTATAGATGCTGCTACCGCCAGAATTACCGATAATCTTAGTGTCAGGGAAGTAGATTGGGAAGGAAAAGTAAATTTGATTCAAGCTACAAAAGCTGCGGGAGTTGACAGATATATCTTTTTCTCAATTTTGAATGCCGAAAAACATCCAGAAGTCCCTCTAATGGATATTAAGCGTTGTACTGAACTATTTTTGGCTGAATCTGGTTTAAATTACACAGTTCTGCAACTCGGCGGCTTTATGCAAGGCTTGATTGCCCAGTATGCAATTCCCATCCTTGAAGAGCAAGTCGTCTGGATAACAGGAGAAACTACTCCTATTGCCTATATGAATACTCAAGACATCGCTAAATTCGCTGTTCGGGCTTTGACAGTACCTGCTACTGAAAAGAAAACTTTTCCAGTTGTGGGAACAAAAGCTTGGGGTGCTTATGAGATTATGAACCTCTGCGAAAATTTGTCGGGTAAAACTGCTAGAATATCTCGCGTCTCTTTGACCGTGTTGGGTTTAATGCGCCGTATTACTCGTTTCTGTGAATGGGGACAAAATACGGCAGATCGTCTGACTTTTGCCGAAGTATTAGCTAGTGGTCAACCCTTAGATGCCCCAATGGAAGAAGTATATGAAACTTTTGGTCTAGATCCTCAAGAAACTACTACTCTCGAAGAATATATGGAGGAGTATTTTAGTCGGATCATGAAAAAACTCAAGGAAATCGATTACGAGAAAAACAAAGGCAAGAAGAAAAAGAAAGGTAAAATACCTTATCGTAACCAATTCTAA
- a CDS encoding N-acetyltransferase: protein MTALTVRKATQQDVEPIIDSIVLAFSTDPLVRWMYPSAHQYLKSFPDFVSTFGSRAFNSQTIYYAENYSGAAVWFPPQIEPDTDLLIEVILQTVSQSQQDEISSLLEKTSHFHPRDPHWYLGILGVESTQQKKGYGSALIKQVLTICDRDHQIAYLESSNPANNKFYEQHGFEIIDQIQVGQSPTIFPMLRYPQ, encoded by the coding sequence ATGACTGCGTTAACTGTTAGGAAAGCTACCCAACAAGATGTAGAACCAATAATTGATTCGATTGTACTGGCTTTTAGTACTGATCCTTTAGTTCGCTGGATGTATCCTTCAGCCCATCAATATTTAAAAAGTTTTCCAGATTTCGTAAGCACTTTTGGTAGTCGGGCATTCAACTCTCAAACTATTTACTACGCCGAAAATTATTCTGGCGCAGCTGTGTGGTTTCCTCCTCAGATTGAGCCGGACACAGATTTATTAATAGAAGTTATCCTGCAAACAGTATCTCAGTCGCAGCAAGATGAAATATCTAGTTTACTAGAAAAGACGAGCCATTTTCATCCCCGCGATCCTCATTGGTATTTAGGAATCTTGGGTGTAGAATCAACTCAACAGAAAAAGGGATATGGTTCAGCGTTAATTAAACAGGTGCTAACCATTTGCGATCGCGATCATCAAATTGCTTATCTGGAATCCTCTAATCCTGCCAACAATAAGTTTTACGAACAACATGGGTTTGAAATTATCGATCAGATTCAAGTTGGACAGTCGCCAACTATTTTCCCCATGTTGCGCTATCCACAATAA
- a CDS encoding NupC/NupG family nucleoside CNT transporter has product MVYHLISLFGLIVFIGIGYLFSQNRRLIPWQTVLWGVALQLILGVLILKSEIGLTVFQFLGSLISQFLDFSDQGAKLVFGDGFEEHFIAFKILPTIIFFSAFISLLYHYNILPRIVAMMGWIMMRTMKTSGAESLSCAANIFVGQTEAPLMIKPYLSQLTKSELHSVMTGGFATIAGGVMAAYIAFGIPAEHLLSASVMSAPAALAVSKLLYPETEKPQTQNRINTLPQSNYVNGIDAIATGTIEGLKLALNVGAMLIAFLGLTALVNSLLAFVGNLTGIPFLSLEWIFSYAMYPIAWLMGTPLADCHQIAVLLGKKLILNEFLAYLDLKELISEESPAISERAKIIATYALCGFSNLGSIGIQIGGISAIAPSRQQDLAQLSISALVAGSIACFMTACIAGILI; this is encoded by the coding sequence ATGGTTTATCATTTGATTTCACTGTTTGGGTTAATTGTCTTCATTGGAATTGGCTATCTATTTTCTCAAAATCGACGATTGATTCCCTGGCAGACAGTACTTTGGGGAGTTGCTTTACAGTTGATTTTAGGAGTCCTGATACTTAAAAGTGAAATTGGTTTAACCGTTTTTCAATTTCTGGGTTCGCTCATCAGTCAGTTTTTAGACTTTTCCGATCAAGGTGCCAAGTTAGTATTTGGTGATGGCTTTGAAGAGCATTTCATTGCCTTTAAAATTTTGCCGACGATTATCTTTTTTTCGGCATTTATTTCTTTGCTCTATCATTACAATATTTTGCCTCGCATTGTGGCAATGATGGGCTGGATAATGATGCGAACCATGAAAACCTCAGGGGCAGAATCATTGAGTTGTGCTGCTAATATTTTTGTGGGACAAACCGAAGCTCCCTTAATGATTAAACCCTATCTATCCCAGTTAACTAAGTCTGAACTACATTCAGTGATGACGGGGGGATTTGCCACCATCGCCGGTGGAGTTATGGCAGCATATATTGCTTTTGGCATTCCCGCAGAACATCTACTCTCTGCTTCTGTGATGTCTGCCCCCGCAGCTTTAGCTGTCTCTAAACTTCTTTATCCAGAAACCGAAAAACCCCAGACTCAAAACAGGATTAATACTCTACCTCAATCAAACTACGTAAATGGCATTGATGCGATCGCTACGGGCACAATTGAAGGATTAAAATTAGCTCTCAATGTAGGAGCGATGTTAATTGCTTTTTTGGGCTTAACAGCTCTGGTAAATTCCCTATTAGCATTTGTTGGCAATCTCACGGGAATTCCCTTTTTATCATTAGAGTGGATTTTTTCTTATGCCATGTATCCCATAGCTTGGTTGATGGGTACTCCTTTAGCTGACTGTCACCAAATAGCTGTTTTGTTAGGCAAGAAACTGATTCTCAACGAATTTTTAGCATATCTAGATTTAAAAGAATTAATTTCTGAAGAATCGCCAGCTATTTCTGAACGAGCCAAAATTATTGCTACTTATGCCCTTTGTGGTTTTTCTAATCTCGGCTCGATTGGTATCCAGATCGGCGGCATCAGTGCGATCGCCCCTTCTCGTCAACAAGATTTAGCTCAATTAAGTATTAGTGCATTGGTTGCTGGTTCCATTGCTTGTTTTATGACAGCTTGTATAGCGGGAATTTTGATTTAA
- a CDS encoding pentapeptide repeat-containing protein — protein sequence MESTELLQQYATGRRNFINIKCRDRDLSWEDLSGIDLSHADLSISILEGIDLAAANLIETDLSRTDLTAANLYQANLCGANLFGADLRGAELTGANLLGADLRGVSLAGADLSGAIIPNGTIMPERTIIRRRLKITFNSFNY from the coding sequence ATGGAGAGTACAGAATTATTGCAACAATATGCCACTGGTAGGCGCAACTTCATCAACATAAAATGCCGCGATCGCGACCTTAGTTGGGAAGATTTAAGTGGAATCGATCTGAGTCATGCAGATCTTAGTATTTCAATACTAGAAGGCATCGATTTGGCTGCTGCCAACCTCATCGAAACCGATTTATCTCGTACCGATCTAACTGCTGCCAATTTATACCAAGCTAATTTGTGTGGTGCTAACTTATTTGGTGCCGATTTACGAGGTGCAGAACTAACTGGTGCTAACTTACTAGGAGCAGATTTACGGGGTGTCAGCCTAGCTGGAGCAGATTTAAGTGGTGCAATTATACCCAATGGAACAATCATGCCAGAGAGGACGATTATTCGACGCAGGCTGAAAATTACTTTTAATAGCTTTAATTATTAA
- a CDS encoding ABC transporter substrate-binding protein, whose translation MIKKSLSYLALAIATLILAVACNSDTNLITTQVNKTVNPNQEKVLKLWWDKGFNPEEDEALQKLVKNWEQETGNKVQIHFYTLDDRTNKPKRYLQGGVSPDIFMSFKAESTLNPSLAWENKLIDVSDIIEPVKEVYNPQALETAYYYNNVAQKHSYYAVPIHRAALHIYYWKDLVEKTGRTEADIPQDWDDFWQFWLDIGEDLKTKHQQDIFPIGLPMSTEAGDTYQAFEHILEAYNVKIVDSEGNLLVDSPQVRQGIINCLDWYTQFYLQGYTPQEALDWTNSDNNRLFLNREILMTTNATLSIPAALRHDPNAYSSKLGIVELPNKPNGEPMQHIFLVEQAVIFNDAEHPQLAKDFLAYLVQPKVINSFLKESGRHSPAHTSAYQDSYWTNPKDPHTSEVTKTLTKSQIRSIYPSNSPAYSVVLKENVWGQSLEKIALNGLTPEQAADEAITRIKEIFAAWK comes from the coding sequence ATGATCAAAAAATCGCTAAGTTATTTGGCTCTGGCGATCGCTACTTTAATACTAGCTGTTGCTTGTAATTCTGATACCAATTTAATAACGACCCAAGTTAATAAAACAGTCAACCCAAACCAGGAAAAGGTTCTAAAACTTTGGTGGGACAAAGGTTTTAATCCAGAAGAAGATGAAGCACTACAAAAACTAGTTAAAAACTGGGAGCAAGAGACTGGTAATAAAGTACAAATTCATTTTTATACTTTAGACGATCGCACCAATAAGCCAAAAAGATATCTTCAAGGAGGAGTTTCTCCCGATATCTTTATGAGTTTTAAAGCAGAAAGTACTCTTAATCCTAGTTTGGCATGGGAGAACAAATTAATAGATGTTAGTGATATCATTGAGCCGGTCAAAGAAGTCTACAATCCTCAAGCTTTAGAAACAGCCTATTACTACAATAATGTTGCTCAAAAGCATAGTTATTATGCAGTTCCCATTCATCGAGCCGCACTGCATATCTACTACTGGAAAGATTTAGTCGAAAAAACCGGTCGTACCGAAGCAGATATTCCTCAAGATTGGGATGATTTTTGGCAATTTTGGCTGGACATTGGAGAAGATTTAAAAACTAAACATCAACAAGATATTTTCCCCATCGGCTTACCCATGTCTACGGAAGCAGGAGATACCTATCAGGCTTTTGAGCATATTTTGGAAGCCTATAATGTCAAAATTGTCGACTCCGAGGGTAATTTATTAGTTGATAGTCCTCAAGTGCGTCAAGGAATTATCAACTGTTTAGATTGGTATACTCAGTTTTATTTGCAGGGATATACACCTCAAGAAGCATTAGATTGGACTAATTCCGATAACAATCGCTTATTTCTTAATCGCGAAATCTTGATGACAACTAATGCGACCCTCTCTATTCCTGCTGCATTACGTCACGATCCAAATGCTTATAGTAGTAAATTGGGTATTGTCGAATTACCAAATAAACCTAACGGCGAACCAATGCAACATATATTTTTGGTAGAACAAGCCGTAATTTTTAATGATGCAGAACATCCACAATTAGCCAAAGACTTCCTTGCTTATCTAGTCCAGCCAAAAGTTATCAATAGTTTTCTCAAAGAGTCAGGAAGACATTCCCCTGCTCACACAAGTGCTTACCAAGATTCATATTGGACCAACCCCAAAGATCCTCATACTTCTGAGGTAACTAAAACTCTAACCAAAAGCCAAATTCGCTCTATTTATCCTTCTAATAGCCCAGCTTATAGCGTTGTACTTAAAGAAAATGTCTGGGGTCAGAGTTTGGAAAAAATTGCGCTCAATGGCTTGACTCCAGAACAGGCAGCTGATGAAGCTATAACCAGAATCAAAGAAATTTTTGCTGCCTGGAAATAG